A DNA window from Maribellus comscasis contains the following coding sequences:
- a CDS encoding carboxylesterase/lipase family protein — protein MNKFSRRQFLGKTTLAVPLIFVPRFAKLSPVYQNDFQIVETQYGQLRGYRENGVTIFKGVPYAGDVSAAKRFHKAGPVKSWTGIRDALQLGHPSIQPPNQTYGINEPDPSEDCLVLNIWTPANDGKKRPVMVYNHGGGFRTGSGGSTSQDGANLARMYDVVVVATNHRLGLLGFLYLDELGRDDFKGSGNRGVQDIALALKWVHENIEVFGGDPENVMIFGESGGGMKTSCLYAMPEAAPYFSKASIESGPAVEIIEAEDAAQTTQSLLEYLNISKNNWKKLLDVPVEVLLEAQGKLPKKPSKHSGGFWGIGNSGVGSFGAVKDGVVLPNHPFEPKAPAISKNKPLLTGWNEDEYIFFAMVGGDVEVFTLSEEQLKNRLQNDFGENAELIRETYHKAYPEKTPGEIYIAIRSIMMMGLGSITIAERKTEQGGAPAYLYNFGYKSNAKIQGTDFEFASMHAMDIPFKFYNVESGMAGTKPDRFEASKNMTSLWTSFARTGKPEATGQPEWPAFNLKERPLLRIDTQCAVIENRFKTVKEMWKNIQPS, from the coding sequence ATGAATAAATTTTCCAGACGCCAATTTTTAGGAAAAACAACACTTGCTGTTCCGTTAATTTTTGTCCCCCGATTTGCCAAATTATCACCCGTTTATCAAAATGATTTTCAGATTGTTGAAACGCAGTATGGACAACTTCGGGGATATCGTGAAAATGGAGTAACCATTTTCAAGGGTGTTCCTTATGCCGGCGATGTTTCCGCTGCAAAGCGTTTTCATAAAGCCGGACCTGTTAAGTCGTGGACTGGCATTCGGGATGCTTTGCAATTGGGGCATCCTTCCATTCAACCGCCCAATCAAACGTATGGAATTAATGAACCTGACCCTTCAGAAGATTGCCTGGTTTTAAACATTTGGACACCGGCAAACGATGGTAAAAAGCGCCCGGTGATGGTCTATAATCATGGCGGAGGATTTCGAACCGGTTCTGGCGGAAGTACTTCCCAGGACGGGGCAAACCTGGCGCGAATGTACGATGTGGTGGTCGTGGCAACAAATCACCGGCTGGGATTACTCGGATTTTTGTATTTGGATGAGTTGGGCAGAGACGATTTTAAAGGCTCCGGGAATCGCGGCGTTCAGGACATTGCACTTGCGTTAAAATGGGTGCATGAAAATATTGAAGTTTTTGGCGGCGATCCTGAAAATGTGATGATTTTTGGCGAGTCGGGTGGTGGCATGAAAACTTCCTGTTTGTATGCCATGCCGGAAGCCGCGCCTTATTTTAGCAAAGCTTCTATCGAGAGTGGCCCGGCTGTCGAAATTATTGAGGCTGAAGATGCGGCTCAAACAACACAATCGTTGTTGGAATACTTAAATATTTCAAAAAATAATTGGAAGAAATTGCTTGATGTTCCTGTTGAAGTTTTGTTGGAAGCGCAGGGCAAACTTCCGAAAAAGCCCAGCAAACACAGCGGAGGATTTTGGGGAATTGGAAACTCGGGAGTGGGCAGTTTTGGTGCGGTAAAAGATGGTGTTGTTTTGCCGAATCATCCGTTTGAACCTAAGGCTCCTGCTATTTCAAAAAACAAACCTTTGCTAACCGGATGGAATGAAGATGAATATATTTTCTTTGCCATGGTGGGCGGAGATGTTGAGGTTTTTACTCTTTCAGAAGAGCAGTTGAAAAATCGTCTTCAGAATGATTTTGGTGAAAATGCAGAACTTATAAGAGAAACGTATCACAAAGCATATCCTGAAAAAACACCCGGCGAAATTTATATCGCCATCCGTTCCATTATGATGATGGGGTTGGGTTCGATAACGATTGCTGAACGAAAAACCGAACAGGGTGGAGCGCCAGCTTATTTATATAATTTTGGTTATAAATCGAATGCAAAAATTCAGGGAACCGACTTTGAATTTGCTTCGATGCATGCAATGGATATCCCGTTTAAATTTTACAATGTTGAGTCGGGAATGGCCGGAACAAAACCGGACAGATTTGAAGCTTCAAAAAATATGACTTCGCTGTGGACAAGTTTTGCGCGAACCGGAAAACCGGAGGCAACCGGGCAACCTGAATGGCCAGCATTTAATTTGAAAGAGCGGCCTCTTTTAAGAATTGATACACAGTGTGCGGTTATTGAAAATCGATTCAAAACAGTAAAAGAAATGTGGAAAAATATACAACCAAGTTAA
- a CDS encoding saccharopine dehydrogenase family protein, translated as MRKIIVLGAGLVGSAIAIDLSKNYDVTSVDLHAEAFKKFQNHPEIKMIQADLSDSENLKEIVKDFDLVVGAVPGFMGYQTMKAVIQSGKNMVDISFMPEDFMQLDGLAKKHRVTVVADCGVAPGMGNIILGYHNKNMQVKSYECLVGGLPVIREWPYEYKAVFSPIDVIEEYTRPARFVQNYEMVTKEALSDPELIHFEGIGTLESWNSDGLRSLMQTMKNIPDMIEKTLRYPGCIEYLRVLRESGFFSYEEIDVNGTKIRPIDVTSKLLFPKWKLKEGEEDFTIMRIIVEGTENGKPAKFTYNLLDRFDRKSQTISMARTTGYTCAAVVNLMLDGGFSKPGVNPPEFVGENDGNLTYILKYLEERGVIYQTESII; from the coding sequence ATGAGAAAAATAATTGTTCTCGGAGCAGGCCTGGTAGGAAGTGCCATTGCCATTGACCTCTCTAAAAATTATGATGTTACCAGTGTTGACTTACACGCTGAGGCATTTAAAAAATTTCAGAATCACCCGGAAATCAAAATGATCCAGGCAGATTTGAGTGACTCTGAAAATCTAAAAGAAATTGTAAAAGACTTTGATTTGGTCGTTGGGGCTGTTCCTGGTTTTATGGGATACCAAACAATGAAAGCAGTGATTCAGTCGGGCAAAAACATGGTTGACATTTCATTTATGCCGGAAGATTTTATGCAACTCGACGGATTGGCAAAAAAACATCGTGTAACCGTAGTTGCCGACTGCGGCGTAGCTCCCGGAATGGGAAATATTATTCTTGGGTATCACAACAAAAACATGCAGGTAAAATCGTACGAATGTTTAGTTGGCGGTCTGCCGGTTATTCGCGAATGGCCTTATGAATACAAAGCCGTGTTCTCCCCCATTGATGTGATTGAAGAATACACGCGCCCGGCTCGGTTTGTTCAAAATTATGAAATGGTTACCAAAGAAGCGCTTTCCGATCCTGAATTGATTCATTTTGAAGGAATAGGAACTTTGGAATCATGGAATTCTGACGGACTTCGTTCATTAATGCAAACCATGAAAAATATTCCTGATATGATTGAAAAAACACTGCGTTACCCGGGATGTATTGAATACTTGAGAGTTCTTCGCGAATCGGGCTTCTTTTCCTACGAAGAAATAGATGTAAACGGGACAAAAATTCGGCCAATTGATGTAACCTCTAAATTGTTATTCCCAAAATGGAAATTAAAAGAAGGAGAAGAAGACTTTACGATTATGCGGATTATTGTTGAAGGAACAGAAAACGGAAAGCCTGCAAAATTTACTTACAATCTACTTGACCGATTTGACAGAAAAAGCCAAACAATTTCAATGGCCAGAACAACCGGATATACATGTGCTGCGGTAGTAAATTTAATGCTCGATGGAGGTTTTTCAAAACCTGGAGTTAACCCTCCGGAATTTGTTGGAGAAAATGACGGTAATCTCACTTATATTTTAAAATATCTGGAAGAACGTGGGGTAATCTACCAAACGGAATCAATAATTTGA
- a CDS encoding S9 family peptidase, with the protein MKKTAALFTFLMYSLFLFAQGEKKALTHDDILEWERITEQHISNDGKYVVYKQEPWKGDPTLKITTPEGAEKASIKCASNAQITSDSKFVVFMLKPAEDTIRTLKLKKTKKEDFPKNNLLIYNLENNQIDTVKNFESVKVPEKWAGWIAWQTEAPKDTTKKEKGPKGEKGKNEEKDEKVFPLFVKNLSSGEISEFPAVSDYIFAEEKEKLTFISDGKDNTFDAGIYCVDLKANLPQKIWDGKGKFKQLSISKTGREIAFLGDTSDKKKEEANYNLYLWSGEETASVILTNENDAIPESWEISEDGRLSFSDSGERLFYGTAPKKAPKDTTVLEEEIPVLDVWTWNEEELQTVQLNSRDRDMKKTYLSVFDIPGKKAVQLEIKMFSGIQQTQSGDGDTFIAWSNHPYAVQSMWEGSPDHNDFYLVDVNTGDAKKINTDVRANPRFSPEGKYVYWYNAVDTSWNTLNIESEKEVKITSPKTVQVADELNDVPNLPRSYGNAGWLKDDDAILINDRFDVWKVDPENKTAPVKITKNGRENNIEYRVIDFENQGRSRFGGEEQKGIDPKKPMYLSAHNEVTREDGYYVLNLKKGDPQKLMSGKYSLNRPQKAKDADMVVFTKENYETYPNLIATDLLFKEIKHISDAAPQQKDFLWGTAELVTWTSLDGRKLEGTLHKPENFDPSKKYPMIVNFYEKSSQELYSYRMPENHRSTIDYHYFTSNGYLVFNPDVYYKTGYPGEDAFNCVMPGVTSLIEKGFVDEKHIGAQGHSWGGYQVAYLATRTNLFAAIESGAPVVNMFSAYGGIRWGSGLNRSFQYEHTQSRIGKSIWEAPLRYLENSPLFTIDKINTPILIMHNDDDGAVPWYQGIEFFVGLRRLQKPAWLLNYNEADHWPLKVRDKTDFQIRLSQFFDHYLKGEPMPKWMKDGIPAVDKGTDLGYELSE; encoded by the coding sequence ATGAAAAAAACTGCTGCACTGTTTACTTTTTTAATGTATTCGTTATTTCTTTTTGCTCAGGGGGAAAAGAAAGCGCTCACACACGACGATATTCTGGAGTGGGAACGAATTACCGAACAACACATTTCAAACGATGGCAAATACGTTGTTTACAAACAAGAGCCCTGGAAAGGCGACCCGACGCTAAAAATTACAACGCCGGAAGGAGCGGAAAAAGCTTCCATCAAATGCGCTAGCAACGCACAAATAACTTCCGACTCCAAATTTGTTGTATTCATGCTAAAACCAGCGGAAGATACAATCCGGACACTCAAATTGAAAAAGACAAAAAAAGAAGATTTTCCAAAAAACAATCTTTTAATTTACAATCTGGAGAATAACCAAATTGATACTGTAAAAAACTTCGAATCAGTTAAAGTTCCCGAAAAATGGGCAGGATGGATTGCCTGGCAAACAGAAGCGCCTAAAGACACCACAAAAAAAGAAAAAGGCCCCAAAGGGGAAAAAGGGAAAAATGAAGAAAAAGATGAAAAGGTTTTTCCACTTTTTGTAAAAAACTTGTCTTCAGGTGAAATTTCTGAATTTCCGGCGGTGAGCGACTATATTTTCGCAGAAGAAAAAGAAAAACTCACGTTTATTTCTGATGGAAAAGACAACACTTTTGACGCAGGAATTTATTGTGTTGATTTAAAAGCAAACCTGCCTCAAAAAATATGGGACGGCAAAGGGAAATTCAAACAATTGTCAATCAGCAAAACAGGTCGTGAAATTGCTTTTTTAGGTGATACTTCCGACAAAAAAAAGGAGGAAGCCAACTACAATTTGTATTTGTGGAGTGGCGAAGAAACAGCTTCTGTAATTCTCACCAACGAAAACGACGCTATTCCTGAAAGTTGGGAAATCAGTGAAGACGGAAGACTTTCGTTTTCTGATTCGGGCGAACGTTTATTTTATGGAACCGCGCCGAAAAAAGCTCCCAAAGACACCACTGTTTTGGAAGAAGAAATACCGGTTTTGGATGTTTGGACATGGAACGAAGAAGAACTTCAAACCGTTCAGTTGAACAGCCGCGACCGCGACATGAAAAAAACCTACCTCTCTGTTTTTGACATTCCGGGGAAAAAAGCCGTTCAACTCGAAATAAAAATGTTCTCAGGAATACAACAAACACAAAGTGGCGACGGCGATACATTTATTGCATGGTCAAATCATCCGTACGCTGTGCAAAGCATGTGGGAAGGAAGTCCCGACCACAACGATTTTTATTTGGTTGACGTAAACACCGGCGATGCAAAAAAAATTAATACGGATGTACGCGCGAATCCGCGTTTTTCGCCGGAAGGAAAATATGTTTACTGGTACAATGCAGTGGACACATCGTGGAACACCTTAAATATTGAAAGCGAAAAAGAAGTCAAAATTACCTCTCCGAAAACGGTGCAGGTAGCCGATGAATTAAATGACGTGCCAAATCTACCGCGTTCTTACGGAAATGCCGGGTGGTTAAAAGACGATGACGCGATTCTTATTAACGACCGTTTTGATGTGTGGAAAGTTGATCCGGAAAACAAAACTGCTCCGGTTAAAATCACAAAAAATGGAAGGGAAAACAACATTGAATACCGCGTTATTGATTTTGAAAACCAGGGACGTTCACGTTTTGGTGGCGAAGAACAAAAGGGAATTGACCCGAAAAAACCAATGTATTTAAGTGCACACAACGAGGTAACACGCGAAGACGGTTACTATGTTCTGAACCTCAAAAAAGGCGACCCTCAAAAATTAATGTCCGGAAAATACAGCTTGAACCGACCTCAAAAAGCAAAAGATGCTGACATGGTTGTTTTTACCAAAGAAAACTATGAGACCTATCCGAATTTAATTGCTACAGATTTATTGTTCAAAGAAATAAAACATATTAGCGACGCGGCTCCACAACAAAAGGACTTTTTGTGGGGAACGGCGGAATTGGTTACATGGACGTCGTTGGATGGACGCAAATTGGAAGGCACACTACACAAACCGGAAAACTTTGATCCTTCAAAAAAATACCCAATGATTGTAAATTTTTACGAAAAGAGTTCGCAGGAATTATACAGTTACCGGATGCCTGAAAACCACCGTTCTACCATCGATTATCATTACTTCACAAGCAACGGATATTTGGTTTTTAACCCCGATGTATATTACAAAACCGGCTACCCGGGCGAAGATGCGTTTAACTGTGTTATGCCCGGTGTTACTTCGTTAATTGAAAAAGGTTTTGTTGATGAAAAACACATTGGCGCGCAAGGCCACAGTTGGGGCGGCTACCAGGTGGCTTACCTCGCTACTCGAACAAATTTGTTCGCCGCCATTGAATCGGGTGCACCGGTTGTGAATATGTTTTCAGCTTACGGAGGAATTCGCTGGGGATCGGGATTAAACCGTTCTTTCCAGTATGAACATACCCAAAGTCGCATCGGAAAATCAATCTGGGAGGCGCCGCTGCGTTACCTCGAAAATTCCCCGCTGTTTACCATCGACAAAATAAATACCCCAATTTTAATTATGCACAACGACGACGATGGCGCAGTGCCTTGGTACCAGGGGATTGAATTTTTTGTTGGCCTCCGCAGATTACAAAAACCGGCGTGGTTGCTCAACTACAACGAAGCCGACCACTGGCCCTTAAAAGTGCGCGACAAAACAGATTTTCAGATTCGTCTGTCGCAGTTTTTCGATCACTACTTAAAAGGAGAACCAATGCCAAAATGGATGAAAGATGGAATTCCTGCAGTTGATAAAGGAACTGATTTAGGTTACGAACTTTCAGAATAA
- a CDS encoding response regulator transcription factor has translation MKLLIVEDNAKLLEAISETLESESFLCETSLNFQNAHEKIFLYNYDVFVVDINLPDGSGLELIKEMKTQNPSTGIIVISAGNSLDNKIEGLDLGADDYITKPFDMAELVARIKALLRRRNFSGNSRVTVNGISIDTASREVFAGKQKIELTKSEYDILLFFFSNPGRTLTKESIAEHIWGDNMDLADSFDFIYSHIKNLRKKISAAGVNTPIKAVYGIGYKLDSNPTE, from the coding sequence ATGAAACTTTTGATTGTTGAAGATAACGCGAAACTTCTGGAAGCGATAAGCGAAACGTTGGAGTCGGAGAGTTTTTTGTGCGAAACATCATTGAATTTTCAGAATGCACATGAAAAAATTTTCCTGTACAACTACGATGTTTTTGTGGTGGATATTAATCTTCCCGACGGTTCCGGATTGGAGCTCATCAAAGAAATGAAAACACAAAATCCTTCAACCGGAATTATAGTTATTTCTGCCGGAAACTCGCTCGATAATAAAATTGAAGGTCTTGATTTAGGTGCCGACGATTACATTACCAAACCTTTTGACATGGCCGAACTGGTTGCCCGGATAAAAGCATTGTTGCGCCGACGTAATTTTTCGGGAAACAGCAGAGTAACTGTAAACGGAATTTCGATTGACACGGCCAGTAGAGAAGTTTTTGCCGGCAAACAAAAAATTGAACTGACAAAAAGCGAATATGACATTCTTTTATTTTTCTTTTCAAATCCGGGGCGAACACTGACCAAAGAAAGTATTGCTGAACACATTTGGGGTGACAACATGGATTTAGCCGATTCTTTTGATTTTATTTATTCGCACATAAAAAACCTTCGAAAAAAAATTAGTGCCGCTGGTGTAAACACGCCTATAAAAGCGGTGTACGGCATTGGCTACAAACTCGACTCAAACCCGACCGAATGA
- a CDS encoding sensor histidine kinase yields MRLIKQTYIYTSVSLIPVLVIGSLFAFFIIEYISYEETDEFLTYEMERLVRYHKENNDLPDFHKVADIIPDLKLEQPVFKDTLLLESGDNEMVPHRELRFSINHNGRDFTIVIRHLLLGRDDIAQGTIFIITGLIFLIGVFLMLTLNIVAGRIWHPFYKTLIKITHYKIGSPPPNFEQTTIDEFSQLNSTLHSFLKKITDDFQHNKEFNENASHELQTHLAVIKANAGKLLGEDKEAAHLEELNKIYSAATKLSQIQKSLLLLSKINNREFNNNEKINFTNIFEGSLETFEEVAALREIKIAKETDACSIFMDAGLAEILVNNLIKNAVKHNIQNGFISVKLTSKNLTVENSGPLFSGNPEVLLQRFSKGKNGNTGIGLAIVKEICEVYKFKISYAISETNHHKIEIIFEQK; encoded by the coding sequence ATGAGACTTATTAAACAAACATACATTTATACTTCGGTGTCGTTGATTCCTGTTTTGGTTATCGGGAGTCTTTTTGCATTTTTTATTATTGAATACATTTCTTACGAGGAAACCGACGAATTTCTGACCTACGAAATGGAGCGACTGGTTCGTTACCACAAAGAAAACAACGACTTGCCCGATTTTCATAAAGTGGCCGATATTATTCCCGATTTAAAACTGGAACAACCCGTTTTTAAAGATACGCTCCTTCTCGAATCCGGCGACAATGAAATGGTTCCTCACCGCGAGCTGCGTTTTTCCATCAATCACAACGGGCGCGATTTTACCATTGTTATTCGCCATTTACTACTGGGCCGCGACGACATTGCCCAGGGAACCATTTTTATAATCACCGGGCTCATTTTTCTGATTGGAGTTTTCCTGATGCTGACGCTCAATATTGTAGCAGGCAGAATCTGGCACCCGTTTTACAAAACGCTAATCAAAATTACTCATTACAAAATTGGCTCTCCTCCACCCAATTTCGAACAAACCACCATTGATGAATTTAGCCAGCTGAATTCGACTTTGCATTCTTTCCTGAAAAAAATTACAGACGATTTTCAACACAACAAAGAGTTTAATGAAAATGCCTCGCACGAACTGCAAACCCATCTTGCTGTGATTAAAGCCAATGCAGGGAAATTACTTGGAGAAGACAAGGAAGCTGCGCATTTGGAAGAGCTAAATAAGATCTATTCCGCAGCGACAAAACTTTCGCAAATTCAAAAATCGCTTTTGTTATTGAGCAAAATTAACAACCGCGAATTCAACAACAACGAAAAAATCAATTTCACAAACATTTTTGAAGGTTCACTGGAAACCTTTGAGGAAGTGGCAGCCCTTCGCGAAATAAAAATCGCAAAAGAAACAGACGCCTGTTCAATTTTTATGGATGCAGGGCTGGCTGAAATTCTGGTCAACAACCTCATAAAAAATGCAGTAAAACACAATATTCAAAACGGCTTTATTTCCGTAAAGCTCACAAGCAAAAACCTCACTGTAGAAAACAGCGGACCGCTGTTTAGCGGAAATCCGGAAGTGCTGCTGCAACGTTTTTCAAAAGGGAAAAATGGAAACACCGGCATTGGACTGGCCATTGTAAAAGAAATTTGTGAAGTCTATAAATTCAAAATTTCCTACGCTATTTCCGAAACAAATCATCACAAAATTGAAATAATTTTCGAACAGAAATAG
- a CDS encoding NirD/YgiW/YdeI family stress tolerance protein produces MKTIQKTFGMILMTVFFAGIFSAGYAQYTGPGSSAQLYKVKDASDQALKLDRKDIMVKLQGYVVEQITDENYWFQDSSGRIKIEIEKKHMPAEPFDHKTEITIVGEMDYDLLEGTEFEVKHITVGNPKATDSSTAEMVD; encoded by the coding sequence ATGAAAACAATTCAGAAAACGTTCGGAATGATTTTAATGACAGTTTTTTTTGCCGGGATTTTTAGTGCCGGGTACGCCCAATACACCGGCCCTGGCTCATCGGCCCAATTATATAAAGTAAAAGACGCATCAGACCAGGCATTAAAACTGGACAGAAAAGACATCATGGTAAAACTCCAGGGTTATGTGGTGGAGCAAATTACCGACGAAAACTACTGGTTTCAGGATTCGAGTGGGCGAATTAAAATTGAAATTGAGAAAAAACACATGCCCGCCGAACCTTTCGACCACAAAACGGAAATAACAATTGTGGGTGAAATGGATTACGATTTACTTGAAGGAACCGAATTTGAGGTGAAACATATCACCGTGGGAAATCCCAAAGCCACGGATTCTTCCACGGCCGAAATGGTTGATTAA
- a CDS encoding manganese efflux pump has translation MTIPTITLIITALSMGALEISLSTGKTLNRIRFNQSVKVALGLIVLHIPVLIVGWYSGEKLEDLLTRYESWIALAILALLGLKMIVESFVQKNKLNSIPLTVLLSMILAALFDALVIGISLALLNLNILAVALISGIVLFFATMLGILRGKSLIGKRIYYIKAWGGVMLFLLGIINLIGVGS, from the coding sequence ATGACAATTCCTACCATAACTTTAATCATCACCGCACTTTCTATGGGAGCTTTGGAAATTTCGCTTTCCACCGGAAAAACACTTAACAGAATCCGTTTTAACCAATCAGTAAAAGTGGCGCTGGGCCTTATTGTCTTGCACATTCCGGTGCTGATTGTTGGTTGGTATTCCGGCGAAAAACTGGAAGATTTGCTTACGCGTTATGAAAGCTGGATTGCACTGGCCATTTTAGCTTTGCTTGGCCTTAAAATGATTGTTGAAAGTTTTGTCCAAAAGAACAAGTTAAATTCAATTCCGCTTACCGTTTTACTCAGTATGATTCTGGCTGCTTTGTTCGATGCACTTGTCATTGGAATTAGTTTGGCTTTACTCAACCTGAATATTCTCGCCGTTGCCCTGATAAGCGGAATTGTTTTATTTTTTGCCACCATGCTTGGCATTCTCCGCGGGAAAAGCCTCATCGGGAAACGAATTTACTACATCAAAGCGTGGGGCGGAGTGATGCTATTCCTGCTGGGAATTATTAATTTGATTGGGGTTGGATCCTAA